The proteins below are encoded in one region of Knoellia sp. S7-12:
- a CDS encoding CoA transferase: MTGPLQDLTVVDLSRALAGPHAAMMLGDMGARVIKVESPGTGDDTRGWGPPFVGPEDDPISTYFLAANRNKESITLDLKSDDGRDVLTKLVQRSDVLIENFRPGVLDRLGFTVERLQELNPRLVVLAISGFGHDGPQGGRAGYDQIAQGEAGLMSVTGPSADEPTRIGVPIGDLLAGMYGAYGVVSALHERNTTGKGRVVRTSLLAAVVGAHAFQGTAYTVAGHVGHAQGNHHPALSPYGLFHCEDGDIQIACGSESLWVTLAEGFSIDPRTPGLATNRERVAHPDLVRSRLNSAFSTWRLDDLLPRLAELGIPSGEVRTIDRVYDWDQTRSQGLVLDVDHPVLGSIEIPGPPIRLDDNAFAGGRETHLAPPTLGQHNDSVRAWLAEEDPS, translated from the coding sequence GTGACCGGACCCCTGCAGGACCTCACCGTCGTCGACCTCTCACGAGCTCTCGCCGGCCCCCATGCCGCGATGATGCTGGGAGACATGGGTGCTCGCGTCATCAAGGTCGAGAGCCCCGGCACCGGTGACGACACCCGCGGCTGGGGACCGCCTTTCGTCGGTCCCGAGGACGACCCCATCTCGACCTACTTCCTCGCAGCCAACCGCAACAAGGAGTCGATCACCCTCGACCTCAAGTCCGACGACGGCCGCGACGTCCTGACCAAGCTCGTGCAGCGCTCCGACGTCCTCATCGAGAACTTCCGCCCGGGCGTCCTCGACCGCCTCGGCTTCACCGTCGAGCGGCTCCAAGAGCTCAACCCGCGCCTCGTCGTCCTCGCGATCAGCGGGTTCGGCCACGACGGGCCCCAGGGTGGTCGCGCCGGCTACGACCAGATCGCCCAGGGCGAGGCGGGCCTCATGTCGGTCACGGGACCCAGTGCTGACGAACCCACCCGCATCGGCGTCCCCATCGGCGACCTGCTCGCCGGCATGTATGGCGCCTACGGAGTCGTCTCCGCCCTCCACGAGCGCAACACGACCGGCAAGGGTCGGGTGGTCCGCACGAGTCTGCTCGCAGCGGTCGTCGGCGCACACGCCTTCCAGGGCACGGCATACACGGTCGCTGGTCACGTCGGGCACGCCCAGGGCAACCACCACCCGGCGCTCTCGCCCTACGGACTGTTCCACTGCGAGGACGGAGACATCCAGATCGCGTGCGGCTCCGAGTCGCTCTGGGTCACGCTCGCGGAGGGCTTCAGCATCGACCCCAGGACCCCCGGTCTCGCCACCAACCGCGAACGCGTCGCCCACCCCGACCTCGTCCGCTCGAGGCTCAACAGCGCCTTCTCGACGTGGCGCCTCGACGACCTCCTCCCCCGCCTCGCGGAGCTCGGCATCCCCTCAGGCGAGGTCCGGACCATCGACCGGGTCTATGACTGGGACCAGACCCGCTCGCAAGGACTCGTCCTCGATGTCGACCACCCGGTCCTCGGGTCCATCGAGATCCCCGGTCCGCCGATCCGCCTTGACGACAACGCTTTTGCTGGCGGACGTGAGACGCACCTCGCTCCTCCCACGCTCGGCCAGCACAACGACAGTGTGCGGGCGTGGCTCGCCGAGGAGGACCCGTCATGA
- the purN gene encoding phosphoribosylglycinamide formyltransferase: MLDVNSPAGIVVLVSGSGTLLQALIDASLDPAYGVRILAVGADRDDIEGLQRAQRADIETFVCRVRDFPDRGAWDVALAAEIASRTPEFVVTAGFMKILGPAALADRTIINTHPALLPSFPGAHAVRDALAYGVKVTGTTAHLVDAGVDTGPILAQRVVEVCDDDTEETLHERIKVQERELLVELVGALGRGELGLPGR, translated from the coding sequence GTGCTCGACGTGAACTCACCCGCCGGCATCGTCGTCCTTGTCTCCGGCTCCGGGACCCTCCTCCAGGCGCTCATCGACGCAAGTCTCGACCCGGCATACGGAGTCCGGATCCTGGCCGTGGGTGCGGACCGTGATGACATCGAGGGCCTGCAGCGCGCGCAGCGGGCCGACATCGAAACCTTCGTATGCCGCGTGCGCGACTTCCCAGACCGGGGCGCCTGGGATGTGGCGTTGGCTGCCGAGATCGCTTCTCGGACACCTGAGTTCGTCGTGACGGCCGGCTTCATGAAGATCCTTGGCCCGGCCGCGCTGGCCGACCGGACCATCATCAACACCCACCCGGCACTGCTGCCGAGCTTCCCCGGGGCGCACGCCGTGCGGGACGCGTTGGCCTACGGGGTCAAGGTGACCGGCACGACGGCTCACCTCGTCGACGCAGGCGTCGACACCGGACCGATCCTTGCCCAGCGAGTGGTCGAGGTGTGCGACGACGACACCGAGGAGACGCTGCACGAGCGCATCAAGGTGCAAGAGCGCGAGCTGCTCGTCGAGCTCGTGGGCGCACTGGGCCGGGGCGAGTTGGGTCTGCCGGGCCGCTAG
- a CDS encoding carboxyl transferase domain-containing protein, which yields MTATPSDPGKPATPSRPTSAELIAAVLDDGIWQSWDERPLAVAEPDSLYAAELAAAAEKAGTDESIVTGEGRIGGHRVAVIAGEFRFMAGSIGVAAAERIVLAFERATEERLPLFAAPASGGTRMQEGTPAFVTMVKISAAVAAYKREHLPYITYLRHPTTGGVFASWGSLGHVTVGEPGATIGFLGARVYEALYGQQFPDGVQTAENLFAHGLLDAVLPVELLTETAARFLDLVLAPHDSKPAPEVPREQLPDIAAWESILLSRKPSRPGVRALLKLGATDVLPLFGTGAGEWDRSLFLALARFEGTPCVVLGQDRRGEQTEAPLGPSGLRVARRGMKLATELNLPLVSIIDTAGAALSKEAEEGGMAGEIARCLSELVVLDVPTVCVLLGQGTGGGALALMPADRVISAQHSWLSPLPPEGASAILHRTPDRAPELAERQRVRSLDLLEDGIIDRIVAERPDASQEPEAFCQRMGQAIRHELAELSEVEPTQRLTDRHTRYRQLGRGSGPTLKRGV from the coding sequence ATGACCGCCACGCCCAGCGACCCCGGCAAGCCAGCCACGCCCTCCCGCCCCACGTCCGCTGAGCTCATCGCCGCAGTCCTCGACGACGGCATCTGGCAGTCCTGGGACGAGCGGCCGCTCGCTGTGGCCGAACCCGACAGCCTTTATGCCGCAGAGCTCGCCGCCGCTGCCGAGAAGGCCGGCACGGACGAGTCCATCGTCACCGGGGAGGGCCGGATCGGCGGCCACCGGGTCGCTGTCATCGCCGGGGAGTTCCGCTTCATGGCCGGCTCGATCGGGGTCGCCGCGGCCGAACGCATCGTCCTCGCGTTCGAGCGGGCCACCGAGGAACGACTGCCGCTCTTCGCTGCGCCCGCATCGGGTGGCACCCGCATGCAGGAGGGCACGCCCGCGTTCGTGACGATGGTCAAGATCTCGGCTGCCGTGGCGGCCTACAAGCGGGAACACCTGCCCTACATCACCTACCTGCGCCACCCCACGACTGGCGGGGTGTTCGCCTCGTGGGGCTCACTCGGCCATGTCACAGTGGGCGAGCCGGGTGCCACGATCGGCTTCCTCGGCGCCCGCGTCTACGAAGCGCTCTACGGTCAACAGTTCCCCGATGGCGTCCAGACCGCTGAGAACCTCTTCGCCCACGGGCTGCTCGACGCCGTCCTCCCCGTCGAGCTGCTCACCGAGACCGCGGCGCGCTTCCTCGACCTCGTCCTCGCTCCTCACGACAGCAAGCCCGCCCCCGAGGTCCCCCGCGAGCAGCTCCCCGACATCGCTGCTTGGGAGTCAATCCTGTTGTCCCGCAAACCCTCTCGCCCCGGAGTGCGCGCCCTGCTCAAGCTCGGCGCCACCGACGTGCTGCCCCTCTTCGGCACCGGTGCGGGCGAATGGGACCGGTCGTTGTTCCTCGCGCTCGCCCGCTTCGAGGGCACGCCCTGCGTCGTCCTGGGTCAGGACCGCCGGGGCGAGCAGACCGAAGCACCTCTCGGTCCGTCCGGACTTCGCGTCGCTCGGCGCGGCATGAAGCTCGCCACCGAGCTCAACCTGCCCCTCGTGAGCATCATCGACACGGCCGGCGCGGCACTGTCCAAGGAGGCCGAGGAGGGTGGCATGGCCGGCGAGATCGCCCGGTGCCTGTCAGAGCTCGTCGTCCTCGACGTTCCCACCGTCTGCGTCCTGCTCGGTCAGGGCACGGGCGGCGGCGCACTTGCCCTCATGCCCGCCGACCGCGTCATCAGCGCCCAGCACTCGTGGCTCTCTCCGCTCCCGCCGGAGGGCGCCTCCGCGATCCTCCATCGCACCCCCGATCGAGCACCCGAGCTCGCCGAACGCCAACGGGTCCGATCCCTCGACCTCCTCGAGGACGGGATCATCGACCGCATCGTCGCCGAGCGCCCGGACGCCTCTCAGGAACCAGAAGCCTTCTGCCAACGGATGGGTCAGGCGATCCGCCACGAGCTGGCCGAGCTCTCCGAGGTCGAACCCACCCAGCGCCTCACCGACCGGCACACGCGATACCGCCAACTCGGTCGTGGCAGCGGTCCTACGCTGAAGCGTGGCGTCTGA
- a CDS encoding aldo/keto reductase, producing MNQGFGAMRLRDDSADDPDRDPVAVVQAALDAGVMMVDTADAYQNEALVGRAIKGRREEVTLASKFGLVWQAEAAGGFDVRADANYVQHACEASLRRLDVEAIDLYYLHHRSERVPIEETVGAMAGLVRQGKVRSIGLSNVTAADLRRAHAVHPIAALQEQWSLVERGVEQDLLPTAVELGTTVVAHSPNGHGLLHAQPSGAAAGRSQGLSGVLAQVADTHEATPGQVALAWVHHRQEAHGVTVVPIPGTTSIRHLRVNLAAAELSLSSDELHRLDAATG from the coding sequence ATGAACCAAGGTTTTGGCGCGATGAGGCTGCGAGATGACTCTGCGGATGACCCTGACCGCGACCCGGTGGCGGTGGTGCAGGCCGCCCTCGATGCCGGAGTCATGATGGTGGACACCGCCGACGCCTACCAGAACGAGGCGCTGGTCGGGCGGGCCATCAAGGGACGTCGCGAGGAGGTGACGCTCGCCAGCAAGTTCGGTTTGGTCTGGCAGGCCGAGGCCGCCGGAGGCTTTGACGTGCGGGCTGATGCCAACTACGTGCAGCACGCGTGTGAGGCAAGCCTGAGGCGGCTCGATGTTGAGGCAATCGACCTCTACTACCTCCACCATCGGAGCGAGAGGGTCCCCATCGAGGAGACGGTCGGCGCGATGGCAGGTCTGGTCAGGCAGGGGAAGGTTCGCTCGATCGGCCTGTCGAACGTGACCGCTGCTGACCTTCGCCGCGCCCACGCAGTCCACCCCATAGCTGCCCTGCAGGAACAGTGGTCCCTCGTGGAGAGAGGTGTCGAGCAGGACCTCCTGCCGACAGCGGTCGAGCTCGGGACGACTGTTGTGGCCCACTCGCCGAACGGTCACGGACTCCTCCACGCGCAGCCCTCAGGAGCCGCGGCCGGGCGCTCGCAAGGCCTGTCGGGCGTCTTGGCGCAGGTTGCCGACACTCACGAAGCCACGCCCGGGCAAGTGGCGCTCGCGTGGGTGCACCATCGACAGGAGGCGCATGGCGTGACCGTCGTCCCGATTCCGGGAACGACGAGCATCCGCCACCTTCGCGTCAATCTCGCGGCTGCCGAACTGAGCCTGAGCAGCGATGAGCTGCACCGCCTGGACGCTGCCACTGGATAG
- the arcC gene encoding carbamate kinase, producing MPAGPGGERVRVLVALGGNAMTSPEGSAHPADQVRAITEAMEHVAELVAAGHEVVLTHGNGPQVGNLLVKNELAAQVVPPVPLDWCGAQTQGTIGFTMLDALEPALARRGVARPVAALVTRTLVDADDPHFREPSKPIGRYLPAAEAQQMIEHGQHWEDRGDKGWRRVVASPEPREVLDLPAIRALVDAGQVVVAAGGGGIPVVRESDGALRGVEAVIDKDLTAALLAEALACDILIIATDVDHAMVDYGTPDERPLEFTSLAQMQAYAAAGQFTSGSMGPKVDAAMRFAESGGRSIITSLAHITDAVEREFGTVIDTSPED from the coding sequence ATGCCGGCCGGTCCCGGAGGTGAGCGCGTGCGAGTTCTCGTAGCACTCGGCGGCAATGCCATGACCTCGCCCGAGGGGTCGGCGCACCCTGCCGACCAGGTGCGGGCCATCACCGAGGCGATGGAGCACGTCGCCGAGCTGGTCGCCGCCGGGCACGAGGTCGTCCTCACCCACGGCAACGGCCCCCAGGTGGGCAACCTCCTCGTCAAGAACGAGCTGGCTGCCCAGGTCGTCCCGCCCGTGCCACTGGATTGGTGCGGCGCGCAGACGCAGGGGACGATCGGCTTCACGATGCTGGACGCGCTCGAGCCAGCGCTTGCTCGTCGCGGGGTCGCGCGCCCGGTTGCAGCCCTCGTGACTCGGACCCTCGTCGACGCCGACGATCCCCATTTCCGCGAACCCAGCAAGCCGATCGGTCGCTACCTGCCGGCTGCCGAGGCGCAGCAGATGATCGAGCACGGCCAGCACTGGGAGGACCGCGGCGACAAGGGGTGGCGCCGCGTCGTGGCGTCGCCGGAGCCGCGCGAAGTCCTCGACCTGCCCGCCATCCGCGCCCTCGTCGACGCTGGCCAGGTCGTCGTCGCGGCCGGTGGCGGCGGCATCCCGGTCGTCCGCGAGTCAGACGGAGCCCTGCGTGGCGTCGAGGCCGTCATCGACAAGGACCTCACCGCAGCGTTGCTCGCCGAGGCGCTGGCCTGCGACATCCTCATCATCGCCACTGACGTCGACCACGCGATGGTCGACTACGGCACGCCGGACGAGCGTCCGCTCGAGTTCACCTCGCTCGCCCAGATGCAGGCGTATGCCGCAGCCGGCCAGTTCACGTCCGGCTCGATGGGTCCCAAGGTCGACGCCGCGATGCGCTTCGCCGAGTCAGGCGGCCGAAGCATCATCACCTCACTCGCCCACATCACCGACGCCGTCGAGCGAGAGTTCGGCACGGTCATCGACACGAGCCCAGAAGATTGA
- the purH gene encoding bifunctional phosphoribosylaminoimidazolecarboxamide formyltransferase/IMP cyclohydrolase: MAVTVSQPGPTQDLRPIRRALISVFDKTGLEELARGLHEAGVAIVSTGGSAKLIEGLGIPVTEVADLTGFPECLEGRVKTLHPVVHAGILADTRKPDHVEQLTELGVEAFDLVVVNLYPFADTVASGASADDIVENIDIGGPSMVRAAAKNHPSVAVVVDPTAYAEVLEAVHGNGFTFAERKALAAKAFVHTATYDVHVASWMGNAYTDTSEGSGFPAWVGATWSKSEVLRYGENPHQSAAIYTNGFAPEPGLAQARQLHGKAMSYNNYVDADAAVRAAHDHGDQPTVAIIKHANPCGIAVGADVAEAHRRAHECDPVSAFGGIIATNRPVTVEMARVVADIFTEVVVAPGFDADALEVLTAKKNIRLLEAAAPSRGGAEIRPINGGLLMQHRDTVDAVVSDETGAVTGGDDAANWRLVSGEAADAATLADLQFAWRSVRAVKSNAILLASGGASVGIGMGQVNRVDSCHLAVSRANSGAGDEGGVERARGAVASSDAFFPFADGLQVLLDAGVRAVVAPGGSMRDPEVIEAAQAAGVTMYFTGTRHFSH, translated from the coding sequence ATGGCCGTCACCGTCAGCCAGCCCGGACCCACACAGGATCTCCGCCCGATCCGTCGGGCCCTCATCTCGGTCTTCGACAAGACCGGGCTCGAGGAGCTTGCGCGTGGCCTCCACGAGGCCGGTGTCGCGATCGTGTCGACCGGTGGCTCCGCCAAGCTCATCGAGGGGCTCGGCATCCCCGTGACCGAGGTCGCCGATCTGACCGGCTTCCCCGAGTGCCTCGAGGGCCGCGTCAAGACGCTGCACCCAGTGGTGCACGCCGGCATCCTCGCCGACACCCGCAAGCCCGATCACGTCGAGCAGCTCACTGAGCTCGGCGTCGAGGCGTTCGACCTCGTTGTCGTCAACCTCTACCCGTTCGCCGACACCGTCGCATCTGGCGCCTCTGCCGACGACATCGTCGAGAACATCGACATCGGCGGGCCCTCGATGGTTCGCGCGGCCGCAAAGAACCACCCGAGCGTGGCCGTGGTCGTCGACCCGACGGCATACGCCGAAGTTCTGGAAGCCGTGCACGGCAACGGTTTCACGTTCGCAGAGCGCAAGGCGCTCGCCGCGAAGGCGTTCGTGCACACGGCGACCTATGACGTGCACGTCGCGTCGTGGATGGGCAACGCCTACACCGACACGTCCGAGGGCTCGGGCTTCCCCGCGTGGGTGGGTGCGACGTGGTCGAAGTCAGAGGTCCTTCGCTATGGCGAGAACCCGCACCAGAGTGCCGCGATCTACACCAATGGCTTCGCGCCCGAGCCGGGTCTGGCGCAGGCGCGTCAGCTCCACGGCAAGGCCATGTCCTACAACAACTACGTCGATGCCGACGCTGCGGTGCGGGCGGCCCACGACCACGGCGACCAGCCGACGGTCGCGATCATCAAGCATGCCAACCCCTGCGGCATCGCGGTCGGCGCGGACGTCGCTGAGGCGCACCGACGCGCGCACGAGTGTGACCCGGTCTCCGCGTTCGGCGGCATCATCGCGACGAACCGGCCCGTGACCGTCGAGATGGCACGCGTCGTGGCTGACATCTTCACGGAGGTCGTCGTGGCACCCGGCTTCGATGCGGACGCACTCGAGGTGCTCACCGCCAAGAAGAACATCCGCCTCCTCGAGGCTGCGGCGCCGTCACGCGGTGGCGCCGAGATCCGACCGATCAATGGCGGTCTGCTCATGCAACACCGCGACACGGTCGACGCGGTCGTCTCTGATGAGACTGGGGCCGTCACCGGCGGGGACGACGCGGCCAATTGGCGGCTCGTCTCGGGCGAGGCCGCCGACGCGGCGACGCTCGCGGATCTGCAGTTCGCGTGGCGCTCGGTGCGCGCGGTGAAGTCCAACGCGATCCTGCTCGCCTCCGGTGGGGCGTCGGTCGGAATCGGGATGGGTCAGGTCAACCGCGTCGACTCGTGCCACCTCGCGGTGTCCCGTGCCAACTCTGGCGCCGGGGACGAGGGCGGTGTCGAGCGCGCACGCGGCGCCGTGGCCTCGTCGGATGCGTTCTTCCCGTTCGCCGACGGGCTCCAGGTGCTGCTCGACGCAGGCGTGCGCGCTGTCGTGGCCCCGGGTGGATCCATGCGTGACCCCGAGGTCATCGAGGCGGCTCAGGCTGCTGGCGTGACGATGTATTTCACCGGGACCCGCCACTTCTCCCACTGA
- a CDS encoding ring-opening amidohydrolase: MPEAIEVRKVPLHSVSDASELAKLIDDGVMEAGRVIAIIGKTEGNGGVNDYTRIIADRAFREVLIEKGAPADQVKQVPIVWSGGTDGIISPHATIFATVPADKAEQSDEPRLTVGFAMSEAILPEEIGYVGMVTKVADAVKVAMERAGITDPADVHYVQTKTPLLTIHTIRDAKSRGQKVWTEHTHESMDLSNGTTGLGIAVALGEIEMPTDEDVMHNRSLFSAVASCSSGVELDQAQVVVVGNARGVGGRYRIGHSVMRDALDADGIWEAIKDAGLELPDRPHTSDIKGRLVNVFLKCEVSQDGQVRGRRNAMLDDSDVHWHRQIKATVGGVTASVTGDPAVFVSVSAAHQGPDGGGPVAAIIDLGEGEPTGYAAPGAP; the protein is encoded by the coding sequence GTGCCAGAAGCCATCGAGGTCCGCAAGGTTCCGCTCCACAGTGTCTCCGACGCCTCCGAGCTCGCGAAGCTCATCGACGACGGGGTGATGGAGGCAGGCCGCGTCATCGCCATCATCGGCAAGACCGAGGGCAACGGTGGGGTCAACGACTACACCCGGATCATTGCGGACCGGGCCTTTCGTGAGGTGCTCATCGAGAAGGGCGCACCGGCCGACCAGGTCAAGCAGGTGCCCATCGTCTGGTCGGGCGGAACCGATGGCATCATCAGCCCGCACGCCACGATCTTTGCGACCGTCCCGGCCGACAAGGCGGAGCAATCCGACGAGCCACGACTCACCGTCGGCTTCGCCATGAGCGAAGCGATTCTCCCCGAGGAGATCGGCTACGTCGGCATGGTCACCAAGGTCGCCGACGCCGTGAAGGTCGCCATGGAGCGCGCCGGGATCACCGACCCCGCCGACGTTCATTACGTGCAGACCAAGACGCCGCTGCTGACGATCCACACCATCCGTGATGCGAAGTCACGTGGGCAAAAGGTCTGGACCGAGCACACGCACGAGTCGATGGACCTCTCCAACGGCACGACCGGACTCGGCATCGCCGTGGCACTCGGCGAGATCGAGATGCCGACCGACGAGGACGTCATGCACAACCGGTCGCTGTTCTCCGCAGTAGCCTCCTGCTCCTCAGGCGTCGAGCTCGACCAGGCGCAGGTCGTCGTCGTCGGCAACGCTCGCGGGGTCGGTGGCCGCTATCGCATCGGCCACTCGGTCATGCGCGACGCCCTCGACGCCGACGGCATCTGGGAGGCCATCAAGGACGCCGGTCTCGAACTGCCCGACCGCCCCCACACCAGTGACATCAAGGGTCGGCTCGTCAACGTCTTCCTCAAGTGCGAGGTGAGCCAGGACGGCCAGGTCCGTGGCCGGCGCAACGCGATGCTCGACGACTCCGACGTCCACTGGCACCGCCAGATCAAGGCGACCGTCGGTGGCGTCACCGCGTCAGTGACCGGAGACCCGGCCGTGTTCGTGTCAGTCTCGGCCGCTCACCAAGGCCCCGACGGTGGCGGCCCCGTGGCAGCAATCATCGACCTCGGCGAAGGCGAGCCCACTGGCTACGCCGCCCCCGGCGCCCCCTAG
- a CDS encoding alpha/beta fold hydrolase codes for MASDPPVPRQEVRFCRSSDGVQIAYAIHGSGPPLVVDSCWLSHLQYDWASPVWRHYLVEWGRSHTVIRFDERGHGLSDRGVEDHSLEVRLADLEAVVDDAELARFDLLAMAQGGPVAIAYAARHPERISRLAFYGSYSGQQSKDPDAAEMDDTLDALIKVGWARPDSAFRRVFTSLMIPGATEEQHVWLDELQRNATSADTARTSRRQRLATDASHLLDQLTAATLVLHSRGDRMNDFSEARYLASHIAGARLVALESDNHIVLEDEPAWPAFQEALRAFLDEPERPASAAPTPTESSTLATLSAREREILGLAARGLDNDEIAAELVLSPRTVERHFSNLYAKLDLHGKSARTAAVARLLTSR; via the coding sequence GTGGCGTCTGACCCTCCCGTCCCCCGGCAGGAAGTCCGCTTCTGTCGGTCCAGCGACGGGGTGCAGATCGCCTATGCCATCCACGGTTCCGGCCCGCCGCTCGTCGTCGACTCGTGTTGGCTGAGCCACCTGCAGTACGACTGGGCCTCACCCGTCTGGCGCCACTATCTTGTCGAGTGGGGTCGCTCGCACACCGTCATCCGCTTCGACGAGCGTGGCCACGGACTGTCCGACCGCGGCGTCGAGGACCACAGTCTCGAGGTGCGCCTCGCCGACCTCGAGGCCGTCGTCGACGATGCCGAGCTCGCCCGCTTCGACCTCCTCGCCATGGCCCAGGGTGGCCCGGTCGCCATCGCGTATGCCGCTCGCCACCCTGAGCGCATCTCTCGACTCGCCTTCTATGGCAGCTATTCGGGCCAGCAGTCCAAGGACCCGGACGCGGCCGAGATGGACGACACCCTCGACGCCCTCATCAAGGTCGGGTGGGCACGACCGGACTCGGCCTTCCGCCGGGTGTTCACATCGCTCATGATCCCCGGCGCGACCGAGGAGCAGCACGTCTGGCTCGACGAGCTGCAGCGCAACGCAACCTCCGCAGACACCGCCCGGACCTCCCGCCGCCAACGCCTCGCGACCGATGCCTCCCACCTGCTCGACCAACTCACTGCAGCAACCCTCGTCCTGCACTCGCGTGGTGACCGGATGAATGACTTCTCCGAGGCCCGCTACCTCGCGAGTCACATCGCGGGCGCGCGACTCGTCGCCCTCGAGAGCGACAACCACATCGTCCTCGAGGACGAACCCGCCTGGCCTGCCTTCCAGGAGGCGCTGCGAGCCTTCCTCGACGAACCCGAGCGCCCAGCCTCTGCCGCGCCCACCCCGACGGAGTCCTCCACGCTCGCCACCCTGTCTGCTCGTGAGCGCGAGATCCTGGGCCTCGCCGCTCGCGGTCTCGACAACGACGAGATCGCCGCCGAGCTCGTGCTCAGCCCTCGCACGGTCGAGCGGCACTTCAGCAATCTCTACGCGAAGCTCGACCTCCACGGGAAGTCGGCGCGCACGGCCGCCGTCGCACGCCTCCTCACCTCGCGCTGA
- a CDS encoding class I SAM-dependent methyltransferase, with product MSTTTPTPRATDDAALKAKHRAMWALGNYPAVASEIIASLGPILVDAASVGAGQRIHDVAAGSGNVAIPAARTGADVVATDLTPELLAEGERVADGEGLHITWLAADAEDLPCEDGEFDTVLSCVGVMFAPHHQPVADQLMRVCRPGGTIGLISWTPEGFIGQMFATMKPYAPPPPPGAQPPPLWGHVDHVQDLFGDRVRITKAVQQDLVVDQFPTPQHFVDFFKENYGPTIAVYRFIAEDPERVAALDADLLALAERFDRGTEGTVLDWEYLLVIATRT from the coding sequence ATGAGCACCACGACCCCAACCCCACGAGCCACCGACGACGCCGCACTCAAGGCCAAGCACCGTGCGATGTGGGCGCTCGGCAACTACCCCGCCGTCGCCAGCGAAATCATCGCGTCGCTCGGCCCGATCCTCGTCGATGCCGCCAGCGTCGGTGCAGGACAGCGCATCCACGACGTCGCAGCCGGGTCCGGCAATGTCGCGATCCCCGCGGCCCGCACCGGCGCGGACGTCGTGGCCACCGACCTCACACCCGAGCTCCTTGCCGAGGGCGAGCGCGTTGCCGACGGCGAAGGACTCCACATCACCTGGCTCGCCGCCGACGCCGAGGACCTGCCGTGCGAGGACGGAGAGTTCGACACCGTGCTCTCCTGTGTCGGCGTGATGTTCGCGCCGCACCACCAGCCGGTCGCGGACCAGCTCATGCGGGTCTGTCGCCCCGGCGGCACCATCGGCCTCATCAGCTGGACGCCCGAAGGGTTCATCGGGCAGATGTTCGCGACGATGAAGCCCTATGCGCCGCCGCCTCCTCCCGGCGCCCAGCCGCCCCCGCTCTGGGGTCACGTCGACCACGTACAGGACCTCTTCGGAGATCGCGTCAGGATCACGAAGGCGGTCCAGCAGGACCTCGTCGTCGACCAGTTCCCGACACCGCAGCACTTCGTCGACTTCTTCAAGGAGAACTACGGCCCGACGATCGCGGTCTACCGCTTCATCGCCGAGGACCCCGAGCGCGTCGCCGCACTGGACGCCGACCTCCTCGCGCTCGCCGAGCGCTTCGACCGTGGCACCGAAGGCACCGTCCTCGACTGGGAGTACCTCCTCGTCATCGCCACCCGCACCTGA